A segment of the Flammeovirga agarivorans genome:
AAATTAAAACCGATAGTGATATCACCAAATCCGATTTGACAATCGAAGTAAGTTGTGAATACAGCAAAGAGCACGCTGATACTGATTGGAAGAACAATAAAGCCAAATTATTGTTAGTAGGCTCGATTGCACCGTTAGCAAATACACGAGCTGACAAAAAGTTCGAAAAGAAATATGGTGTCAAATATTATGACTTCGGTTGTGTACCAACAGATTTTGAATGTATAAAAATCTATAATGAAAGAATTTTCGAACTCATGGACAGCGAATTTGGTTATAAGTGGCGTGATAAGGTTCGAAAAGACGTGGAATATTTGAAATAATTTACGCTTTACAACATCAACTAAACTCCAATCACGGTTGACGCAACCGCTCACGTAGTTTAGTCATCACGTT
Coding sequences within it:
- a CDS encoding FEKKY domain-containing protein — encoded protein: MKKIITIVLLINLLLVSFSSLTFGQSVIQGYVKSSLTDLRPITDVYVEIVNIDNPILEIATMADRNGFYKLTDLKLGKTYILKVSAFGYANQQFEIKTDSDITKSDLTIEVSCEYSKEHADTDWKNNKAKLLLVGSIAPLANTRADKKFEKKYGVKYYDFGCVPTDFECIKIYNERIFELMDSEFGYKWRDKVRKDVEYLK